The genomic DNA ATCGAGGTCGACACCTCGACCAGCGCCGACGGCGTCCCCGTCATCCTCCACGACCCGGACCTGGACCGAACCACGAACCGAAAGGGCCCCGTGGTCAATCTCACCGCCGAAGAGCTGTCGTTCGTCGACGCCGGCTCGTGGATGGGGCCGGGCTTCCATGGAGTCCGCATACCGACCTTGTCGGCCGTGATGCGAGATATCCAGCACCAAGGCGGTGAGTTGCTGCTCGAGCTCAAAGGAGAGTGGTCATCGGGTGCGGTGGCGAGGATCTCGGAGCTGGTGGTGGAGACCGGCATTGCCGACCGGATGGTCGTCCAGTCGTTCAATCTCGAAACACTTGAGACCTGTCGAGACATGCTGCCGATGGTGGCTCGCTTCCTCCTGCGCATGGTTCCGAAACCCGAGGACATCGAGATCGCTCGCGATCTCGGGGCGGTGGCGATCAACCCCTCGTACAAAGGGTTCTCCATGCGCAAATCCGTCGTCACCGAGATTATGGACAACGACCTCGGTGTCTTCGTCTGGACTGCCGACGAGATGAACGAATGGAGGGAGCTCCTCGGGGCCGAGGTCGACG from Brevibacterium sp. JSBI002 includes the following:
- a CDS encoding glycerophosphodiester phosphodiesterase, whose protein sequence is MSFQQFLHERGIVERPGSGSRPLVIAHRGYSAVVPENSLAAVDAARALGVDLIEVDTSTSADGVPVILHDPDLDRTTNRKGPVVNLTAEELSFVDAGSWMGPGFHGVRIPTLSAVMRDIQHQGGELLLELKGEWSSGAVARISELVVETGIADRMVVQSFNLETLETCRDMLPMVARFLLRMVPKPEDIEIARDLGAVAINPSYKGFSMRKSVVTEIMDNDLGVFVWTADEMNEWRELLGAEVDGIITNHPGRLQGYLAGRFDPVE